Proteins encoded together in one Solanum lycopersicum chromosome 7, SLM_r2.1 window:
- the PP5 gene encoding serine/threonine-protein phosphatase 5 55 kDa isoform (55 kDa isoform is encoded by transcript variant 2): MPGMEAENSNASRAEELKQLANEAFKGHKYSQAIDLYTQAIELNGENAVYYANRAFAHSKLEEYGSAIQDGTRAIEIDPRYSKGYYRRGAAYLAMGKFKDALKDFQQVKKLCPNDPDATKKLKECEKAVMKLKFEEAISVPESQRRSVADSIDYRSVEVEPQYAGARIEGDVVTLDFVKKMLDDFKNQKNLHKRYAYQIVLQTREMLRALPSLVDIVVPEGKHFTVCGDVHGQFYDLLNIFELNGLPSEDNPYLFNGDFVDRGSFSLEVILTLFAFKCMCPSAIHLARGNHESKSMNKIYGFEGEVRSKLSEIFVELFAEVFCCLPLAHVINEKVFVVHGGLFSVDGVKLSDIRAIDRFCEPPEEGLMCELLWSDPQPQPGRGPSKRGVGLSFGGDVTKRFLQENNLDLVVRSHEVKDEGYEIEHDGKLITVFSAPNYCDQMGNKGAFIRFEAPDMKPNIVTFSAVPHPDVKPMAYANNFLRMFS, from the exons ATGCCCGGTATGGAAGCTGAGAACTCAAACGCCTCCCGAGCTGAAGAACTCAAGCAACTCGCAAATGAAGCATTCAAAG GGCATAAGTATTCGCAAGCTATTGATCTGTACACACAAGCGATTGAGTTGAACGGTGAGAATGCGGTGTACTATGCTAACCGTGCGTTTGCTCACTCCAAATTGGAGGAATATGGAAGCGCAATACAGGATGGAACTAGAGCTATTGAAATTGACCCTAGATATTCAAAG GGTTATTATAGGAGAGGAGCTGCATATTTGGCAATGGGGAAGTTCAAAGATGCACTCAAGGATTTTCAACAG GTCAAGAAATTATGTCCAAACGACCCAGATGCTACCAAAAAATTGAAGGAATGTGAGAAAGCTGTCATGAAGCTAAAATTTGAAGAAGCTATTTCTGTCCCAGAATCTCAGAGGCGTTCAGTAGCTGACTCTATTGATTATCGTTCTGTAG AGGTGGAGCCTCAATATGCTGGTGCAAGAATAGAGGGAGATGTTGTAACATTAGATTTTGTGAAGAAGATGCTGGATGACTTCAAAAACCAGAAGAACTTGCATAAGAG GTATGCCTACCAAATAGTACTGCAAACAAGAGAAATGTTGCGAGCACTGCCCTCCCTTGTTGACATTGTTGTTCCCGAAGGGAAGCACTTCACTGTATGTGGTGATGTACATGGTCAG TTTTATGACCTCCTAAATATTTTCGAGCTCAATGGGCTTCCATCAGAAGACAATCCGTATCTGTTCaatggtgattttgttgatagAGGGTCTTTCTCTCTAGAGGTCATATTGACATTATTTGCCTTCAAGTGCATGTGTCCATCAG CTATACACCTGGCGAGAGGAAATCACGAAAGCAAGAGCATGAACAAAATATATGGGTTTGAGGGCGAGGTCAGATCCAAGTTAAGTGAAATATTTGTGGAACTCTTTGCAGAAGTGTTCTGTTGCTTACCTTTGGCCCATGTCATAAATGAGAAAGTCTTTGTAGTACATGGAGGTCTTTTTAGTGTTGATGGCGTGAAGCTCTCTGATATTAGAGCAATTGATCGGTTTTGTGAGCCCCCAGAAGAGG GGTTAATGTGTGAATTGTTGTGGAGTGATCCACAACCTCAGCCTGGTAGAGGACCTAGTAAACGAGGTGTTGGTCTTTCTTTCGGGGGAGACGTAACTAAAAGATTCTTGCAGGAAAATAATCTAG ATTTAGTGGTGCGATCTCATGAAGTGAAGGATGAAGGTTATGAGATTGAGCATGACGGCAAACTCATAACGGTGTTTTCCGCTCCCAATTATTGTGACCAG ATGGGTAACAAGGGTGCTTTTATACGATTTGAGGCTCCCGATATGAAGCCAAATATTGTGACATTTTCAGCAGTG CCACATCCTGATGTCAAACCAATGGCATATGCCAACAACTTCCTTCGCATGTTTTCTTAA
- the PP5 gene encoding serine/threonine-protein phosphatase 5 62 kDa isoform (62 kDa isoform is encoded by transcript variant 1), translated as MPGMEAENSNASRAEELKQLANEAFKGHKYSQAIDLYTQAIELNGENAVYYANRAFAHSKLEEYGSAIQDGTRAIEIDPRYSKGYYRRGAAYLAMGKFKDALKDFQQVKKLCPNDPDATKKLKECEKAVMKLKFEEAISVPESQRRSVADSIDYRSVGSGPGSSYVPTKTTAVSAAAALMGVLVVYMGTKAATMVAAAASAALLVVLITFLWGRCSDGFFTKSRTLELEVEPQYAGARIEGDVVTLDFVKKMLDDFKNQKNLHKRYAYQIVLQTREMLRALPSLVDIVVPEGKHFTVCGDVHGQFYDLLNIFELNGLPSEDNPYLFNGDFVDRGSFSLEVILTLFAFKCMCPSAIHLARGNHESKSMNKIYGFEGEVRSKLSEIFVELFAEVFCCLPLAHVINEKVFVVHGGLFSVDGVKLSDIRAIDRFCEPPEEGLMCELLWSDPQPQPGRGPSKRGVGLSFGGDVTKRFLQENNLDLVVRSHEVKDEGYEIEHDGKLITVFSAPNYCDQMGNKGAFIRFEAPDMKPNIVTFSAVPHPDVKPMAYANNFLRMFS; from the exons ATGCCCGGTATGGAAGCTGAGAACTCAAACGCCTCCCGAGCTGAAGAACTCAAGCAACTCGCAAATGAAGCATTCAAAG GGCATAAGTATTCGCAAGCTATTGATCTGTACACACAAGCGATTGAGTTGAACGGTGAGAATGCGGTGTACTATGCTAACCGTGCGTTTGCTCACTCCAAATTGGAGGAATATGGAAGCGCAATACAGGATGGAACTAGAGCTATTGAAATTGACCCTAGATATTCAAAG GGTTATTATAGGAGAGGAGCTGCATATTTGGCAATGGGGAAGTTCAAAGATGCACTCAAGGATTTTCAACAG GTCAAGAAATTATGTCCAAACGACCCAGATGCTACCAAAAAATTGAAGGAATGTGAGAAAGCTGTCATGAAGCTAAAATTTGAAGAAGCTATTTCTGTCCCAGAATCTCAGAGGCGTTCAGTAGCTGACTCTATTGATTATCGTTCTGTAG GATCAGGCCCTGGCTCATCATATGTTCCCACCAAAACAACTGCTGTATCAGCGGCAGCAGCACTAATGGGAGTTCTGGTGGTATATATGGGGACTAAGGCAGCCACAATGGTGGCAGCAGCAGCTTCGGCAGCCTTATTGGTGGTCTTGATAACATTTCTTTGGGGACGTTGCAGTGATGGTTTCTTTACCAAGAGTCGAACACTTGAATTAG AGGTGGAGCCTCAATATGCTGGTGCAAGAATAGAGGGAGATGTTGTAACATTAGATTTTGTGAAGAAGATGCTGGATGACTTCAAAAACCAGAAGAACTTGCATAAGAG GTATGCCTACCAAATAGTACTGCAAACAAGAGAAATGTTGCGAGCACTGCCCTCCCTTGTTGACATTGTTGTTCCCGAAGGGAAGCACTTCACTGTATGTGGTGATGTACATGGTCAG TTTTATGACCTCCTAAATATTTTCGAGCTCAATGGGCTTCCATCAGAAGACAATCCGTATCTGTTCaatggtgattttgttgatagAGGGTCTTTCTCTCTAGAGGTCATATTGACATTATTTGCCTTCAAGTGCATGTGTCCATCAG CTATACACCTGGCGAGAGGAAATCACGAAAGCAAGAGCATGAACAAAATATATGGGTTTGAGGGCGAGGTCAGATCCAAGTTAAGTGAAATATTTGTGGAACTCTTTGCAGAAGTGTTCTGTTGCTTACCTTTGGCCCATGTCATAAATGAGAAAGTCTTTGTAGTACATGGAGGTCTTTTTAGTGTTGATGGCGTGAAGCTCTCTGATATTAGAGCAATTGATCGGTTTTGTGAGCCCCCAGAAGAGG GGTTAATGTGTGAATTGTTGTGGAGTGATCCACAACCTCAGCCTGGTAGAGGACCTAGTAAACGAGGTGTTGGTCTTTCTTTCGGGGGAGACGTAACTAAAAGATTCTTGCAGGAAAATAATCTAG ATTTAGTGGTGCGATCTCATGAAGTGAAGGATGAAGGTTATGAGATTGAGCATGACGGCAAACTCATAACGGTGTTTTCCGCTCCCAATTATTGTGACCAG ATGGGTAACAAGGGTGCTTTTATACGATTTGAGGCTCCCGATATGAAGCCAAATATTGTGACATTTTCAGCAGTG CCACATCCTGATGTCAAACCAATGGCATATGCCAACAACTTCCTTCGCATGTTTTCTTAA
- the LOC101257484 gene encoding serine/threonine-protein kinase 12 isoform X1 codes for MESKSQSRFPLGRQSSLAPEKDGVSDDSVTAGHGVDEGMDSGLRLMYMTNDGDLEGMEELLDSGTSVNYRDIDGRTALHIAACQGYADVVDFLLKNGAQVDSMDRWGSTPLADAIYYKNNDVVKLLEVHGAKPAVAPMHVENVREIPEYEIDPRELDFSNSVNITKGTYCVALWRGTKVAVKKLGEELFTDEDKVKAFGDELALVQKIRHPNVVQFLGAVTQSSPMMIVTEYLSKGDLRAFLKRKGALKPIMAVKFALDIARGINYLHENKPEAIIHRDLEPENILRDDSGLLKVADFGLSKLMKFTKTVREVRPLARQEDSWRYVAPEVLKHEEYDTKVDVFSFALILQEMIEGCPPFSTKQEIEVAKAYVANERPPFKASQKLYAHGLRKLIEDCWKEQPSKRPTFQRIIIRLEEINRILLHRRRWKVQISLSRLPSVRYFQSLVIYNKSSFGMVNSASVIR; via the exons ATGGAGTCAAAGTCGCAGTCAAGGTTTCCGCTGGGTAGACAATCATCTCTGGCGCCGGAGAAAGACGGCGTTTCCGACGACTCAGTTACCGCCGGCCATGGAGTCGATGAAGGTATGGATTCCGGTTTGAGGTTAATGTACATGACTAATGACGGTGATTTGGAAGGTATGGAGGAACTTTTGGACTCCGGTACCAGTGTGAACTACAGGGATATAGATGGACGGACTGCGTTGCATATTGCCGCTTGCCAGGGTTACGCTGATGTTGTTGATTTTCTGCTTAAAAATGGCGCTCAGGTGGATTCCATGGATCGTTGGGGCAGTACG CCTCTTGCAGATGCAATATATTACAAGAATAATGATGTGGTCAAGCTTTTGGAAGTACATGGAGCGAAACCTGCG GTGGCTCCCATGCATGTAGAAAATGTTCGTGAAATTCCAGAGTATGAAATTGATCCAAGAGAACTTGATTTTAGTAATAGTGTAAACATAACAAAG GGTACGTATTGTGTTGCTCTGTGGCGTGGAACTAAGGTTGCTGTTAAGAAACTTGGTGAAGAATTATTCACCGACGAAGATAAAGT CAAGGCATTTGGGGATGAGCTTGCCTTAGTACAGAAGATACGCCACCCAAATGTAGTCCAGTTTCTTGGTGCTGTGACACAGAGTAGCCCAATGATGATCGTCACAGAGTATCTGTCTAAG GGAGATCTTCGTGCATTCTTGAAACGGAAAGGTGCATTAAAGCCAATAATGGCTGTGAAGTTTGCACTGGATATTGCAAG AGGAATAAACTACTTGCATGAGAATAAACCTGAAGCAATAATTCATCGAGACCTGGAGCCTGA AAACATATTACGGGATGATTCTGGACTTCTGAAAGTTGCAGATTTTGGACTTAGTAAGCTGATGAAATTTACCAAAACTGTCAGGGAAGTTAGACCATTGGCGCGTCAAGAGGATTCAT GGAGATATGTTGCTCCAGAAGTTCTTAAGCATGAGGAGTATGATACCAAGGTGGATGTTTTCTCATTTGCTTTGATATTGCAAGAG ATGATTGAAGGCTGTCCACCATTTTCCACGAAGCAGGAAATTGAGGTGGCCAAAGCATATGTTGCAAATGAACGCCCTCCCTTTAAAGCTTCACAAAAGTTATATGCTCATGGATTGAGAAA GTTAATTGAGGATTGCTGGAAGGAGCAACCATCAAAAAGACCGACTTTTCAGCGAATAATTATCAGGTTGGAAGAAATTAACCGTATTCTTTTGCATAGAAGACGTTGGAAGGTACAAATCTCTCTCTCCCGACTCCCTTCAGTTCGGTATTTCCAAAGTCTGGtcatatataataaatcaaGCTTCGGTATGGTAAATTCTGCTTCAGTAATTCGGTAA
- the LOC101257484 gene encoding serine/threonine-protein kinase 12 isoform X2 produces the protein MESKSQSRFPLGRQSSLAPEKDGVSDDSVTAGHGVDEGMDSGLRLMYMTNDGDLEGMEELLDSGTSVNYRDIDGRTALHIAACQGYADVVDFLLKNGAQVDSMDRWGSTPLADAIYYKNNDVVKLLEVHGAKPAVAPMHVENVREIPEYEIDPRELDFSNSVNITKGTYCVALWRGTKVAVKKLGEELFTDEDKVKAFGDELALVQKIRHPNVVQFLGAVTQSSPMMIVTEYLSKGDLRAFLKRKGALKPIMAVKFALDIARGINYLHENKPEAIIHRDLEPENILRDDSGLLKVADFGLSKLMKFTKTVREVRPLARQEDSWRYVAPEVLKHEEYDTKVDVFSFALILQEMIEGCPPFSTKQEIEVAKAYVANERPPFKASQKLYAHGLRKLIEDCWKEQPSKRPTFQRIIIRLEEINRILLHRRRWKAWALNFFQKLKAVLKFDHSNSKSHWSRPTF, from the exons ATGGAGTCAAAGTCGCAGTCAAGGTTTCCGCTGGGTAGACAATCATCTCTGGCGCCGGAGAAAGACGGCGTTTCCGACGACTCAGTTACCGCCGGCCATGGAGTCGATGAAGGTATGGATTCCGGTTTGAGGTTAATGTACATGACTAATGACGGTGATTTGGAAGGTATGGAGGAACTTTTGGACTCCGGTACCAGTGTGAACTACAGGGATATAGATGGACGGACTGCGTTGCATATTGCCGCTTGCCAGGGTTACGCTGATGTTGTTGATTTTCTGCTTAAAAATGGCGCTCAGGTGGATTCCATGGATCGTTGGGGCAGTACG CCTCTTGCAGATGCAATATATTACAAGAATAATGATGTGGTCAAGCTTTTGGAAGTACATGGAGCGAAACCTGCG GTGGCTCCCATGCATGTAGAAAATGTTCGTGAAATTCCAGAGTATGAAATTGATCCAAGAGAACTTGATTTTAGTAATAGTGTAAACATAACAAAG GGTACGTATTGTGTTGCTCTGTGGCGTGGAACTAAGGTTGCTGTTAAGAAACTTGGTGAAGAATTATTCACCGACGAAGATAAAGT CAAGGCATTTGGGGATGAGCTTGCCTTAGTACAGAAGATACGCCACCCAAATGTAGTCCAGTTTCTTGGTGCTGTGACACAGAGTAGCCCAATGATGATCGTCACAGAGTATCTGTCTAAG GGAGATCTTCGTGCATTCTTGAAACGGAAAGGTGCATTAAAGCCAATAATGGCTGTGAAGTTTGCACTGGATATTGCAAG AGGAATAAACTACTTGCATGAGAATAAACCTGAAGCAATAATTCATCGAGACCTGGAGCCTGA AAACATATTACGGGATGATTCTGGACTTCTGAAAGTTGCAGATTTTGGACTTAGTAAGCTGATGAAATTTACCAAAACTGTCAGGGAAGTTAGACCATTGGCGCGTCAAGAGGATTCAT GGAGATATGTTGCTCCAGAAGTTCTTAAGCATGAGGAGTATGATACCAAGGTGGATGTTTTCTCATTTGCTTTGATATTGCAAGAG ATGATTGAAGGCTGTCCACCATTTTCCACGAAGCAGGAAATTGAGGTGGCCAAAGCATATGTTGCAAATGAACGCCCTCCCTTTAAAGCTTCACAAAAGTTATATGCTCATGGATTGAGAAA GTTAATTGAGGATTGCTGGAAGGAGCAACCATCAAAAAGACCGACTTTTCAGCGAATAATTATCAGGTTGGAAGAAATTAACCGTATTCTTTTGCATAGAAGACGTTGGAAG GCATGGGcacttaatttttttcagaAACTGAAGGCCGTCTTGAAGTTTGATCATTCAAATTCAAAGAGTCACTGGTCTCGCCCAACCTTCTGA
- the LOC101257188 gene encoding uncharacterized protein, whose translation MADFSFLSDSDNEKAVEELLSQAMDQSVLEQVAAINCSGFTDSVLPTQLETRFRKLKSLPAAPATSKPSAVARNSRSFGSSEFPKTKKIDDENEKIGGSPVEEVNLEDEFVEKQRKSTSIENDVFSKITNGKRSSPGPISDCSSPPAKTGCFWCSPKKGFSKKGKENKGVSMELKWGKDDELLSDLSIFSSKNQEKLMKKAMVEQEKINREAEKIVKWAKQASARMDVSSIEDELSDEDTFK comes from the coding sequence ATGGCggatttctcttttctttccgACAGCGACAATGAAAAAGCGGTAGAAGAGCTTCTATCACAAGCAATGGATCAATCTGTCCTTGAACAAGTTGCTGCCATTAATTGCTCTGGTTTTACTGACTCTGTACTCCCCACTCAGCTCGAAACTCGTTTTCGAAAACTCAAATCCCTTCCTGCTGCTCCGGCAACTTCCAAACCCTCCGCTGTCGCAAGAAATTCCAGGAGTTTCGGTTCCTCGGAGTTCCCTAAAACGAAGAAGATTGATGatgaaaatgagaaaattggaGGAAGTCCAGTTGAGGAGGTGAATTTGGAAGATGAGTTTGTTGAAAAACAGAGGAAATCAACGTCGATTGAAAATGATGTTTTCTCAAAAATCACAAATGGGAAAAGATCTTCACCTGGGCCAATATCGGATTGTTCGTCTCCACCAGCGAAAACTGGGTGTTTTTGGTGTTCACCTAAGAAGGGGTTTAGTAAAAAGGGGAAAGAGAATAAGGGTGTGAGTATGGAGCTGAAATGGGGGAAGGATGATGAGTTATTATCGGACTTGAGTATATTCTCATCGAAAAATCAAGAGAAGTTGATGAAGAAAGCTATGGTGGAGCAAGAGAAGATCAATAGAGAAGCTGAGAAGATTGTTAAGTGGGCAAAACAAGCATCTGCTAGGATGGATGTTTCTAGCATTGAAGATGAACTAAGTGATGAGGACACTTTCAAATGA
- the LOC101256894 gene encoding uncharacterized protein — protein sequence MKVSLLYTAKTAYRLLSSKATWGCQVSAKSKVKSCRSELIGTKKTKVKLTEQQNQILEAISNGNSVFITGSAGTGKTYLLQHIITKLKKIHGKSRVFVTASTGVAACSLNGQTLHSFAGIGLGDASCVDLLSRVSLDKRAYRRWNKVRALVIDEISMVSGEVFDNLEFIARSIRSEELGCEEKIWGGIQLVVSGDFFQLPPVINKKGQQKEFAFEADCWNASFDEQIELKTIFRQSDAQLIKLLQGIRKGKYDSEDLKLLDQCCSKVEPDSSAVQLYPRIEDVSRVNAERLDCLDEVLFNYQALDSGKDPWKKQLKNGIAPELLKLCVGSRVLLTKNIDVVGGLVNGATGTILDFAAVQDTHKLYDHEISDICGNGNLLPVVRFDSGQELMIGVERWYVMEGDEAVAMRKQIPLILAWALSIHKCQGMTLNNLHTDLYRVFGFGMVYVALSRVKSLDGLNLVNFNPSKIKANPKVLQFYERLSAEKDEQKEDSVTDDI from the coding sequence ATGAAGGTGTCATTGTTGTACACAGCTAAAACAGCCTATAGGTTGTTGAGCTCCAAAGCTACATGGGGGTGTCAAGTTAGTGCAAAGAGTAAGGTAAAAAGTTGTAGAAGTGAACTCATAGgtacaaaaaaaactaaagtgAAGTTAACTGAGCAGCAAAATCAAATCTTGGAAGCAATTTCAAATGGAAATTCTGTTTTCATTACTGGGTCAGCAGGGACCGGAAAAACCTATTTACTTCAGCATATAATCACTAAACTTAAGAAGATTCATGGGAAATCTCGGGTTTTCGTTACAGCTTCAACTGGGGTTGCTGCTTGTTCCCTCAATGGGCAAACCCTTCATTCTTTTGCTGGAATTGGACTTGGTGATGCTAGTTGTGTGGATTTGCTATCTAGGGTTTCGTTGGATAAGAGAGCGTATCGAAGATGGAATAAAGTTAGGGCTTTGGTTATCGATGAGATTAGTATGGTTAGTGGTGAGGTTTTCGACAATCTTGAGTTCATTGCAAGGAGCATTAGAAGTGAAGAACTTGGCTGTGAGGAGAAGATTTGGGGTGGGATACAATTAGTTGTGAGTGGAGACTTTTTTCAGCTTCCACCAGTAATTAATAAGAAGGGACAACAGAAGGAATTTGCTTTTGAAGCTGATTGTTGGAATGCTAGTTTTGACGAACAAATAGAACTTAAAACTATCTTTAGGCAGTCTGATGCTCAGCTTATAAAACTGCTGCAGGGGATTAGGAAAGGGAAGTATGATTCGGAGGATTTGAAGTTATTGGATCAATGTTGCTCAAAGGTGGAGCCAGATTCTTCAGCTGTTCAGCTCTACCCACGGATTGAAGATGTGAGTAGAGTGAACGCTGAGAGACTTGACTGTTTAGATGAGGTACTGTTCAATTATCAAGCTCTCGACAGTGGTAAAGATCCTTGGAAGAAGCAGCTTAAGAATGGAATTGCACCTGAGCTGCTCAAATTGTGTGTAGGATCTCGGGTTCTCTTGACGAAGAACATTGATGTTGTTGGTGGACTTGTGAACGGTGCTACTGGTACAATCTTAGATTTTGCTGCTGTTCAAGATACTCATAAATTATATGACCATGAGATTTCTGATATTTGCGGAAATGGTAACCTGCTACCTGTTGTTAGATTTGATTCTGGCCAAGAACTGATGATTGGTGTAGAAAGATGGTATGTAATGGAGGGAGATGAAGCTGTTGCAATGAGAAAGCAAATTCCACTCATATTAGCTTGGGCTCTAAGCATTCACAAGTGTCAAGGGATGACTCTGAACAACCTCCATACAGACCTCTACCGTGTTTTTGGCTTTGGGATGGTATATGTTGCTCTTTCGCGTGTTAAAAGCTTGGATGGCCTTAATCTAGTCAATTTCAATCCGTCAAAGATCAAGGCAAACCCAAAGGTTTTGCAATTCTATGAAAGATTGTCAGCTGAGAAAGATGAACAAAAGGAAGACAGTGTAACTGATGATATCTAA